Below is a window of Leifsonia sp. NPDC080035 DNA.
ACACGCACCTGTATGGCGATGGCCGGCTGCACTACGGCATCGTCGACACCCTCGCCGCCCTGGACCGCGTGCTCGCCCGCGCCGCCACGCTCGAGGCGGTCGACGTTGTCGTCGCCTCGGGCGACCTGTCGGACGACGGAAGCGCCGCCTCCTACCGCCTGCTCGCCGGACGGCTGGAGCCGTGGGCGGCAGAGCGGGGCGCCCGGGTCGTCTACGCGATGGGCAACCACGACCTGCCAGGCGGCTTCGAGGACGTGCTCGGCGCGCGCGAGACGGTCACGCCGGTCGGCGGGTTCCGCATCCTCACCGTCGACAGCACCGTCGCGGCGGCCGGCTGGGGCCGGGTGGACGCCGGCGCGCTTCAACGGCTGCGGGACGAGCTCGCGACGCCGAGCGAGCACGGCAGCATCGTCGTGCTGCACCACCCGCCGGTGCCCCCGACGACCGGACTCTTCGAGACGCTGCGGCTGGTCGATCCCGAGCCGCTGATCGACGTCTGCTCGGCGGGGGATGTGCGGCTCATCCTCGCCGGTCACTACCACCACGCCCTCGTCACGGCGGCGGGTCCCCGCGACATCCCCGTCGTCGTCGCTCCCGCCGTCGCCAACACCACGGACGTGCTCTGGCCGGCGCCGCGCGAGCGCGCCGTCCGCGGCTCCGGGTTCGCCGTCGTGCAGCTGCCGGTGGCCGGCGTCGCCCGGGTGCACGTCGTCACGGCGCCATCGCCCGACGACGGCGAGACGGTCTACGACCTGGACGCGGAGGCGGTGGCGCGCATCGCCGCCGACTCCGGCTGGCACGGCCGGCCGTGAGCACCGCGGCCGGCTACTCGGGCACCCCGCTCTGGAAGAAGCTGGGGCTGAAGCCCGGGATGCGCGCGCAGCTGCTGCACGCGGAGCCGGGGTGGGCGGTGCCGCTCGACACCGACGCGCCGCAGGTGGAGTGGCTCCCGCCCGGCTCCGCCGAACCCGTCGGGCTGGTGCTGGCCTTCTACCGCGGCGCCGCGGACTACCTGGCGGAGCTCGACGCGCTCGCTGCGCGCATCCACCCCGACGGGATGCTGTGGGCGGCGTGGCCCCGCAAGGCGGCCGGTCACGTCTCCGACCTGGA
It encodes the following:
- a CDS encoding metallophosphoesterase codes for the protein MTDRLNILHLSDTHLYGDGRLHYGIVDTLAALDRVLARAATLEAVDVVVASGDLSDDGSAASYRLLAGRLEPWAAERGARVVYAMGNHDLPGGFEDVLGARETVTPVGGFRILTVDSTVAAAGWGRVDAGALQRLRDELATPSEHGSIVVLHHPPVPPTTGLFETLRLVDPEPLIDVCSAGDVRLILAGHYHHALVTAAGPRDIPVVVAPAVANTTDVLWPAPRERAVRGSGFAVVQLPVAGVARVHVVTAPSPDDGETVYDLDAEAVARIAADSGWHGRP
- a CDS encoding DUF3052 domain-containing protein, whose protein sequence is MSTAAGYSGTPLWKKLGLKPGMRAQLLHAEPGWAVPLDTDAPQVEWLPPGSAEPVGLVLAFYRGAADYLAELDALAARIHPDGMLWAAWPRKAAGHVSDLDENLIRDPALARGLVDVKVAAISTDWSGLKLVVRRTNR